The window ACTATGAGCTGTTGCTGCGCTGGCTGGAAAAGGGCGTGCGCATGGCCAAGGTTCCCCGCGAGTTGCTGGTCTGGAACGACCCGCCCGAGCGCCTTTCCCGCAATCATCCCAAGTACGACATGGAGTCCTTCTACCGGGTCAAGGCCCGCTATCTTGCCCGTTGGCTGGAGCGCAATAATCCACATCACCCGGTGGTGCATGTGCTGGGGGCCGGACGCACCACGCGCAAGCGCGCGGACATGCTGTTGGAGCACGGCATTCGTTTTGCCGCGTATCATGATCTGGACCCGCGCAAGATCGGTCATGTGGTCAACGGGGTGCCCGTGTTGCACCGGGACGAGATCCCAGAGCCGGACCGCTGTTTCTGCCTTTCCTACGTGGCCAGCGTGGGCGCGCGGGACGACATTGCCGATTTTCTGGGCAAGCACGGGCATGAGCCGGGTCGGAACTGGCTGGCCGTGGCCTGACCACGGGCTTGCCCGGCGCGTCTATTCGGGCGTATGACAGAGCATGCTTGAACACGTGGCACACCTCAAACCGCGCAGCCCGCTCCGGGCCGGGGCGCTTTCCCTGCTGGCTCCGGGGCTGGGGCAACTCTACAATGGACAGTGGCGCAAGGCCCTGTTCTTTTTCCTGATTGAATATCTGCTGTGCGCATGGCTGGTGTCCCGGTTCGCAACCTTTGCGGGCATGATGCAGGGCCTGGCGGGCATCGTCTTGTTTCTGGGCGCAGCCGTGGGCGACGCAGCCCTGAGCGCGCGCAGGCGGCAGGCCTATGTGCTGCGGTCGTTCAACCGGGGCTGGATCTATGTTGCGGTGCTGACCTTCGGGATATTGGCCACGCTGGGCATGGATTGGCTGCTGGGCAACAATCTCTACCAGACCTTCAAGGTGCCTTCCCCGTCCATGGAGCCGACGCTCGTTCCGGGCGACCGCTTCATGGGGGCCGTGCTTGATGCGGACGAGCCTCTGCTGCGCGGCGACGTGGTGGTGTTTCATCCCCCGGGCAGGGACGGAATCTGGTACGTGAAGCGGGTGGTGGGGTTGCCGGGTGAGACCGTGCGCGTGACGCACGGGCATGTGCGCATAGACGGCGTTGATCTGGCCGAGCCCTATGCTGCGTATGAAGAGGGCGTTGCCGACAGCGG is drawn from Pseudodesulfovibrio senegalensis and contains these coding sequences:
- the lepB gene encoding signal peptidase I, producing MLEHVAHLKPRSPLRAGALSLLAPGLGQLYNGQWRKALFFFLIEYLLCAWLVSRFATFAGMMQGLAGIVLFLGAAVGDAALSARRRQAYVLRSFNRGWIYVAVLTFGILATLGMDWLLGNNLYQTFKVPSPSMEPTLVPGDRFMGAVLDADEPLLRGDVVVFHPPGRDGIWYVKRVVGLPGETVRVTHGHVRIDGVDLAEPYAAYEEGVADSGDSDEQVRLLDVGEYWLMGDNRGHSMDSRVFGPVGRERMGYRALYLYWAGDSGLFPGSGARLGIRLD